From Sporosarcina sp. Te-1, the proteins below share one genomic window:
- a CDS encoding HD domain-containing protein, with protein MDYIRNRNEASALLEWGKNQNPGSWYAHSIHVAQATEKVVAALISKGYDLDVDVAYNAALLHDIGRYKGFTKSVIHSYDGYEYMNQLGYRGNAQICVTHSFPSGNQHLEYAADWALVPDSMEMKLKKILNNYPAYNLYDKVIALCDALADEEGFTLLEKRLISVGLRHGTNRHTSLHWQGFYAIKNELEAMIGVSIYTLFPGIEQSIYTS; from the coding sequence ATGGACTATATAAGAAACCGGAACGAGGCGAGCGCACTCCTTGAGTGGGGAAAGAATCAAAATCCCGGTTCGTGGTATGCGCATTCTATCCATGTAGCGCAAGCAACAGAAAAGGTGGTGGCAGCGCTTATCTCCAAGGGATATGATCTGGATGTCGATGTCGCCTACAATGCTGCTCTGCTTCATGACATTGGACGATACAAGGGATTTACGAAATCGGTGATCCATTCGTATGATGGCTACGAGTATATGAACCAACTGGGCTATAGAGGAAATGCGCAGATATGTGTGACGCATTCATTCCCTTCCGGCAATCAACATCTGGAGTATGCCGCGGATTGGGCCCTTGTCCCGGATTCCATGGAGATGAAATTGAAGAAGATCCTAAACAACTACCCGGCGTACAATCTCTATGATAAAGTCATCGCCTTATGTGATGCACTCGCAGATGAAGAAGGTTTCACGCTGCTGGAGAAGCGGTTGATTTCCGTCGGTTTGCGGCACGGGACCAATCGCCATACATCCTTGCACTGGCAAGGGTTTTATGCCATTAAAAATGAGTTAGAAGCAATGATTGGGGTCAGTATCTACACATTATTCCCCGGAATTGAACAATCCATCTATACCAGCTAG
- a CDS encoding GNAT family N-acetyltransferase translates to MEIRRLESTETPPYELLLLADPSSVLVDKYLKEGECFLCEMDGEVIGVFVLLMLNPETVEIKNIAVSEVMQGKGIGKQLVREAIRIAEEIGYRKVEIGTGNSSLNQLALYQKCGFRIVDIIHDFFTFHYKEEIVENGMVCRDMIRLRIELAP, encoded by the coding sequence CTGGAAATTAGAAGATTGGAAAGTACGGAGACGCCACCCTATGAGTTGCTGTTGCTAGCGGACCCCTCTTCGGTGCTTGTGGACAAGTATTTGAAAGAAGGCGAGTGCTTCCTCTGTGAAATGGATGGAGAAGTCATCGGCGTCTTCGTACTGCTCATGCTGAATCCGGAGACCGTGGAAATCAAAAACATCGCGGTAAGTGAAGTCATGCAAGGAAAAGGGATCGGCAAACAATTGGTGAGGGAGGCGATCCGGATTGCCGAAGAGATCGGGTACCGGAAAGTTGAAATCGGAACCGGTAATTCAAGCCTGAACCAGTTGGCTCTCTATCAAAAATGCGGATTCCGGATTGTCGATATCATTCATGACTTTTTCACGTTTCATTATAAGGAAGAGATTGTGGAAAACGGAATGGTATGCCGAGATATGATTCGATTACGAATCGAGCTGGCACCATAA
- a CDS encoding NUDIX hydrolase has protein sequence MASISVDWYGHIVQLTWMRQLMPERDLITSVHAVCFHREQLLQVNLNDRGWDFPGGHIEKGETAEACVEREVQEEAYVTGTCQLLGAVKVNHEANPLWNESSPYPKVGYQLFYRMDITEFLPFAAEHESTERLLIRPDEVADYHKGWHEVYEAVMEEAKRHANRTYGPETSGN, from the coding sequence ATGGCTTCGATTTCGGTAGATTGGTACGGGCATATCGTCCAGCTGACGTGGATGCGGCAGCTGATGCCCGAGCGGGATTTGATAACAAGCGTACATGCTGTCTGTTTCCATAGGGAGCAGCTGCTTCAAGTCAATTTGAATGATCGAGGTTGGGATTTTCCAGGCGGTCATATAGAAAAGGGAGAAACTGCCGAAGCGTGCGTTGAGCGGGAAGTGCAGGAGGAGGCCTATGTGACAGGGACATGCCAACTCCTTGGTGCTGTTAAAGTGAATCACGAGGCGAATCCGCTTTGGAATGAATCGAGCCCCTATCCAAAAGTGGGCTATCAGTTATTTTACCGGATGGATATAACGGAATTTCTTCCTTTTGCGGCGGAACACGAATCGACGGAACGGCTGCTGATCCGACCGGATGAAGTAGCTGACTATCATAAAGGCTGGCATGAAGTGTATGAAGCAGTAATGGAGGAGGCGAAACGGCATGCAAACCGAACCTATGGACCCGAAACATCTGGAAATTAG
- a CDS encoding nucleotidyltransferase domain-containing protein — MNHLQAAQMFVKTFYPDCAAALLAGSVVRGEATDTSDLDIIVFDERQGPFRESLIAFGWPIEVFVHHQRSYQEFFASDIERARPSLLRIISEGVVLVDSELVQIVKQEANELLEKGPAPWSEETLKTKRYMLTDALDDFQGATNDAEAIFIANTLADRLHEFILRTNGRWIGDSKWVVRAMREYNPVLADRFVRVFDDFYRTRNKQGIMELTDEVLKPFGGRLFEGYSIGK, encoded by the coding sequence GTGAACCATTTACAAGCCGCTCAAATGTTTGTCAAAACCTTCTATCCGGATTGCGCAGCCGCCCTTCTCGCAGGAAGCGTCGTCCGGGGAGAAGCAACGGATACATCCGACTTGGACATTATCGTGTTTGATGAACGGCAAGGCCCATTTCGGGAATCGCTTATTGCATTCGGATGGCCGATCGAAGTGTTTGTCCATCATCAGAGGTCATATCAAGAGTTCTTTGCCTCCGACATCGAGAGAGCCAGGCCATCCTTGTTGCGAATAATTTCCGAGGGGGTTGTTCTCGTCGATTCGGAACTCGTCCAAATTGTTAAGCAGGAAGCGAATGAGTTGCTGGAGAAAGGCCCGGCTCCGTGGTCCGAAGAGACATTGAAAACAAAGCGTTATATGCTCACGGATGCATTGGATGATTTCCAAGGAGCAACGAATGATGCGGAAGCGATTTTTATCGCGAATACACTCGCCGATCGCCTTCATGAATTTATATTGCGTACCAATGGAAGGTGGATCGGGGACTCCAAGTGGGTGGTTCGTGCGATGCGCGAATATAATCCGGTTTTGGCTGACAGGTTTGTGAGGGTCTTCGATGATTTTTATCGCACGCGGAACAAGCAGGGAATCATGGAGTTGACGGATGAAGTGTTAAAGCCTTTTGGTGGTCGATTATTCGAAGGGTATTCTATCGGAAAATAA
- a CDS encoding GNAT family N-acetyltransferase, which translates to MVLIKKEQISIRELIEEDKYIMTKWLSDPAVLQYYEGRDRPSDLEQVEQDFFGEPDEETRCLIQYEDTPIGYLQFYPIQEEERMLYGYDSEEVIFGMDQFIGEPDFWNRGIGTQLVQMIVDYLVDELHVKRVVMDPQTWNERALRCYEKCGFRKVKLLPRREWHEGEYRDCWLIEYDGKTRDRAAVVIEREGQVALIKRQKNGQEYYVFPGGGIEEGESPEQAAEREAFEELGVNVAIGDKLGLVQFNGTQHFFRAVIIDGTFGAGEGEEYGAAHQWGTYEPMWIPLKKLDSLDVRPSEIVKAIQSGAGEILWTE; encoded by the coding sequence ATGGTACTTATTAAGAAAGAGCAGATTTCCATTCGAGAATTAATAGAGGAAGACAAATATATAATGACTAAATGGCTATCGGATCCGGCGGTCTTGCAATATTATGAAGGACGCGATCGACCGTCCGATTTGGAGCAGGTGGAGCAGGACTTTTTCGGCGAACCGGATGAGGAAACGAGGTGCCTGATCCAGTATGAAGACACGCCAATCGGTTATCTGCAATTTTACCCAATCCAGGAAGAGGAAAGGATGCTGTATGGCTATGATTCCGAGGAAGTCATCTTCGGTATGGATCAATTCATCGGAGAGCCGGACTTCTGGAATCGGGGCATAGGCACTCAGCTTGTCCAAATGATCGTCGATTACCTCGTAGATGAACTTCATGTCAAGCGAGTGGTCATGGACCCGCAAACTTGGAATGAGCGTGCGCTCCGATGTTATGAAAAATGCGGATTTCGGAAAGTGAAATTGCTGCCGAGGCGTGAATGGCATGAAGGAGAGTACCGGGACTGCTGGTTGATCGAGTATGACGGGAAGACCAGAGACCGGGCTGCTGTTGTTATTGAACGGGAGGGGCAAGTGGCGCTCATCAAGAGGCAAAAAAACGGACAGGAATACTACGTGTTTCCGGGTGGCGGAATCGAGGAGGGCGAAAGTCCGGAACAGGCGGCCGAACGTGAAGCGTTTGAGGAGTTGGGCGTAAACGTAGCAATAGGTGATAAACTCGGCCTGGTCCAATTCAACGGGACACAGCATTTTTTCCGGGCTGTGATCATAGACGGAACGTTCGGTGCGGGAGAAGGCGAAGAGTATGGAGCTGCGCATCAGTGGGGAACGTATGAACCGATGTGGATCCCACTGAAAAAACTGGATTCCCTTGATGTCCGACCGTCTGAAATCGTGAAAGCCATACAATCTGGGGCTGGAGAGATTCTATGGACCGAGTGA
- a CDS encoding GNAT family N-acetyltransferase: MFRLIRANITDCEEIHALQVKSFQALLDKYNDISTNPAAESVERIIQRMNQSFTDYYFIQLEGINIGAIRIVRLDNNSCRISPMFIAPEYQGKGYAQKTIAEVETLYPQTNGWELDTIKEETKLCHLYEKMGYKRTGKEESLQDNMTIVYYAK; the protein is encoded by the coding sequence ATGTTCCGCTTAATACGAGCGAATATAACCGATTGTGAAGAAATACATGCTTTGCAAGTTAAATCTTTTCAAGCATTACTTGACAAATATAATGATATTTCCACAAACCCTGCTGCAGAATCAGTGGAGAGAATAATTCAAAGAATGAATCAAAGTTTTACTGATTACTATTTTATTCAATTGGAAGGCATAAATATTGGGGCTATTCGAATTGTTAGATTGGACAATAATAGCTGCAGAATTTCGCCGATGTTTATCGCACCTGAGTATCAAGGGAAAGGTTATGCCCAGAAAACCATAGCGGAAGTGGAGACTCTCTATCCTCAAACAAATGGCTGGGAACTTGATACAATAAAAGAAGAAACGAAGTTGTGCCACCTCTATGAAAAAATGGGTTACAAACGAACGGGTAAAGAAGAGTCTTTGCAAGATAATATGACGATTGTGTACTACGCAAAGTAA
- a CDS encoding GrpB family protein, giving the protein MLGLNKDVVALTKHEEGWQALFDQEKVLLASLLGDKAVDIQHIGSTAIRGISAKPMLDLLIGVKNLTDVDQFDLHALKDADIYRLKADVEGKVVFAKFSDLHELTKTHVYHVVEYGGEWWNAHTLFRDYLNEHPDVAKSYETLKLELAQKYPDNERDYADAKKTFVDRIVALTR; this is encoded by the coding sequence ATGTTGGGATTGAATAAAGATGTGGTCGCCTTGACGAAGCACGAGGAAGGATGGCAAGCGCTGTTTGATCAGGAAAAAGTGTTGCTGGCCTCTCTCCTTGGCGACAAGGCTGTGGACATTCAGCATATTGGAAGCACGGCGATTCGAGGGATTTCCGCAAAGCCGATGCTCGACCTACTCATTGGAGTTAAAAATCTGACTGACGTCGACCAATTTGATTTGCATGCATTGAAAGATGCGGATATCTATCGACTTAAGGCAGATGTCGAGGGAAAAGTAGTTTTCGCGAAGTTTTCGGATCTTCATGAGCTGACAAAAACTCATGTCTATCATGTCGTAGAGTATGGAGGCGAGTGGTGGAACGCCCATACGTTGTTCCGGGATTACTTGAATGAACACCCTGACGTGGCAAAATCATACGAAACGTTGAAACTGGAGCTGGCACAGAAATATCCCGATAATGAGCGTGATTATGCAGACGCGAAAAAGACGTTTGTGGATCGGATTGTTGCGCTAACCCGATAA
- a CDS encoding AAA family ATPase, with translation MIVMINGAFGAGKTTVATKLLERMDYALLYDPEMVGYMLREMIPNEVKLPGERTGDFQDFIMWKTLVVEVAKQLKQTYGRDLIVPMTIYKKAYFETIYEGFSKIDDETFHFCLTADKQTIHKRLLARGEEPGNWCFAQTDKCLEGYQDDCFEQFIETGHLTVEQIVNLICEEIGFIPKGDGVHVGIE, from the coding sequence ATGATTGTGATGATCAATGGGGCATTTGGTGCGGGAAAGACGACTGTGGCAACGAAACTGCTCGAACGGATGGATTACGCACTTCTGTACGATCCTGAAATGGTGGGTTACATGCTGCGGGAAATGATACCGAATGAAGTAAAGCTTCCTGGAGAGCGAACGGGGGATTTTCAAGATTTTATTATGTGGAAAACACTTGTCGTCGAGGTGGCTAAGCAGTTAAAACAGACGTATGGCCGGGATCTGATTGTGCCGATGACGATTTACAAAAAAGCATATTTTGAAACGATATATGAAGGTTTTTCAAAAATAGATGATGAAACATTCCATTTCTGTCTCACCGCAGATAAGCAGACGATCCACAAGCGGTTGCTTGCCCGTGGTGAGGAACCGGGCAATTGGTGTTTTGCGCAGACGGATAAATGTCTGGAAGGCTATCAGGATGATTGTTTTGAGCAATTTATCGAAACGGGCCATCTCACCGTTGAGCAGATTGTAAATCTCATTTGTGAGGAAATCGGGTTTATTCCGAAAGGAGACGGAGTGCATGTTGGGATTGAATAA
- a CDS encoding VanW family protein, which translates to MKRYGEWWWDGKQYAMTRAEDKLPHVIKKHRTPLLRQLKDVDMQLQYNKITNLKLAVRQLNRVVLQPGETFSYWRLIGNTTRRKGYVDGMILHYGKVTVGVGGGLCQLSNLIYWITLHTPLTVTERYRHSYDVFPDSSRSQPFGSGATCAYNYLDLQIKNETTIPYQLIVYLTDTHLTGEWRTASPATRTYEVYEKDHQFTFESWGGYVRHNTIFRHAYDLDGNLLDDEFVTENHAITMYEPFLTYEGE; encoded by the coding sequence TTGAAACGATATGGGGAGTGGTGGTGGGATGGTAAACAGTATGCCATGACACGGGCGGAAGACAAGCTCCCGCATGTGATAAAAAAGCATCGGACACCATTGCTGCGCCAGTTGAAGGACGTGGATATGCAGCTTCAATATAATAAAATCACCAATTTGAAACTCGCGGTTCGGCAGTTAAACAGAGTGGTCTTGCAACCGGGCGAAACGTTTTCCTATTGGCGGCTGATCGGTAATACGACGAGGCGCAAAGGGTATGTGGACGGGATGATTCTTCATTATGGAAAAGTGACTGTCGGCGTGGGCGGAGGCCTTTGCCAACTGTCCAATTTGATCTATTGGATCACATTGCATACCCCATTGACGGTGACGGAACGGTATCGCCACAGCTATGATGTGTTTCCGGATTCGAGCAGGAGCCAACCGTTCGGCAGTGGGGCGACATGCGCTTATAATTATTTGGATTTGCAGATCAAGAATGAGACAACGATTCCTTACCAGCTCATTGTCTATTTGACGGATACGCATCTGACCGGAGAATGGCGGACTGCATCGCCTGCGACCCGGACATATGAGGTGTACGAAAAGGACCATCAATTCACCTTTGAATCCTGGGGTGGCTATGTGCGGCATAATACGATCTTCAGGCATGCATACGACCTGGATGGGAACCTCTTGGATGACGAATTCGTCACGGAGAATCATGCGATTACAATGTATGAACCGTTTTTGACATATGAGGGGGAATGA
- a CDS encoding sigma-70 family RNA polymerase sigma factor: protein MNRDDLIEIMDQHTEHLLRIAYCYVMDLHAAEDIVQEVFIKFYRNQHNYEERGEIKAYLAKMTVNRSKDYLRSWNYRKVQLQSKFSLHAERRNLDGLVMRDEQQMIGEAILALPLKQREVLVHFYFNEMTIAEIANTVSIPESTVKTRLTRGRELLRNELSGIVWEVLLNE, encoded by the coding sequence TTGAACCGAGATGATCTGATCGAAATAATGGATCAGCATACAGAACATTTACTCCGCATCGCGTATTGCTATGTAATGGATCTCCATGCGGCAGAGGATATTGTGCAAGAGGTATTTATCAAATTTTATCGCAATCAACATAACTACGAAGAACGTGGTGAAATAAAAGCGTATTTGGCCAAAATGACAGTAAACCGAAGCAAAGACTACTTGAGGAGCTGGAACTATCGAAAAGTACAGCTGCAGAGTAAATTTTCACTGCACGCAGAGCGAAGAAATTTAGATGGACTGGTTATGAGAGACGAACAGCAAATGATAGGAGAAGCCATTCTTGCCCTGCCGCTGAAACAGAGGGAAGTGCTCGTCCATTTTTATTTCAACGAAATGACCATTGCCGAAATCGCAAACACTGTATCAATTCCAGAAAGTACAGTGAAAACACGGCTGACACGGGGCAGGGAGCTTTTACGAAATGAGCTTAGTGGAATCGTATGGGAGGTGCTGCTAAATGAATAA
- a CDS encoding ABC transporter ATP-binding protein, translating into MEIVRVKELRKVYGAKEVLKGIDFSAEAGDIIGIIGKNGAGKSTFLEILLTLRSYEHGTVQLFGQELNKASERQREQVRQQLSAVLQPTQFYKTLKVIELLKLFKAYYRSPLDVETIIADFKLDAHRKTYFDKLSGGWKQIVSLAIAFLSEPKMLILDEPTTGLDPHMRNMLWTYITEYNKRTGGTVLLTTHNMDEVELYCDRVMLLNEGVAEVFDSTEGILASGFKSIHEFYLTQVAV; encoded by the coding sequence TTGGAAATCGTTCGAGTCAAAGAGTTACGAAAAGTATATGGCGCAAAGGAAGTACTGAAGGGAATCGACTTTTCTGCAGAAGCTGGGGATATCATCGGAATCATTGGAAAGAACGGAGCAGGAAAATCAACCTTCCTAGAGATTTTGCTGACGCTGAGATCGTATGAGCATGGGACAGTCCAGTTATTTGGCCAAGAGCTGAACAAAGCATCTGAACGGCAGCGTGAGCAAGTAAGGCAGCAGCTTTCAGCGGTGTTGCAGCCGACCCAGTTTTATAAGACGTTGAAGGTCATTGAATTGCTCAAGCTATTTAAAGCCTATTATCGATCACCTCTCGATGTGGAGACAATAATCGCTGACTTTAAGCTGGATGCCCATCGGAAAACGTATTTTGACAAACTATCAGGCGGCTGGAAACAAATCGTCAGCTTGGCAATCGCATTCTTATCGGAACCAAAGATGCTAATTCTCGACGAGCCGACAACCGGCCTGGACCCGCATATGCGCAATATGCTTTGGACGTATATTACCGAGTACAACAAACGGACGGGCGGTACAGTCCTTTTGACGACGCACAATATGGATGAAGTTGAGTTATATTGTGACCGGGTCATGTTGCTGAACGAAGGTGTGGCGGAAGTATTCGATTCTACGGAAGGGATTCTCGCTTCCGGCTTCAAATCAATTCACGAGTTTTATCTAACACAAGTTGCGGTATAA
- a CDS encoding ABC transporter permease, with protein sequence MIATQLRYDLLMFSRELFYVVFTLIVPPVTYLFMGALFGGFTYAGNLSYAQNYTPSFILLITFGVVFFSFGFDQVMNRVSGVEKRIALAPVSKRTLLLSGILKSIIVTSFGYLFITLLGVFVYNLSLQWVHVLLSFGLFMLLNAILLILSSAIFSFFKTVNGALVFSIVTFQIVMITGGFAMPIDKMPVFVQYMAEANPLYHMNQLFIAVWNGQFQLDRATLISICFIGSCVLLALFALRFATRRQNRK encoded by the coding sequence ATGATTGCTACACAATTACGATATGACTTACTGATGTTTTCCAGGGAATTGTTTTATGTCGTGTTCACTTTGATCGTTCCGCCGGTGACCTATTTGTTCATGGGTGCACTTTTCGGAGGCTTCACCTATGCCGGAAATTTAAGCTATGCACAAAATTATACACCGTCCTTCATTTTGCTCATTACGTTCGGTGTTGTATTTTTCTCTTTCGGCTTTGATCAAGTGATGAACCGGGTAAGCGGTGTCGAGAAGAGAATAGCGCTTGCTCCAGTTTCAAAGCGCACACTTTTGCTATCCGGGATTCTAAAATCAATCATTGTTACAAGCTTTGGCTACCTTTTCATTACCCTGCTCGGTGTCTTTGTGTATAACTTATCGCTTCAATGGGTTCACGTACTCCTGTCATTTGGATTGTTCATGCTGTTGAACGCGATACTGCTGATCCTCTCATCAGCCATTTTCTCCTTTTTCAAAACGGTGAATGGGGCTCTCGTGTTTTCCATCGTCACGTTCCAAATTGTGATGATTACCGGAGGTTTCGCTATGCCTATAGACAAGATGCCTGTATTTGTTCAATACATGGCTGAGGCAAACCCGCTTTACCATATGAATCAACTATTCATAGCAGTTTGGAATGGACAGTTTCAGCTGGACCGCGCAACCCTCATTTCAATATGCTTTATCGGCAGCTGCGTTCTTCTGGCATTATTTGCCCTCCGTTTCGCAACAAGACGCCAAAACCGTAAGTAA
- a CDS encoding LytTR family DNA-binding domain-containing protein, translating into MKVTLDIDSDYKETKVTIHCNEVDNSIKEILDFLKGKKTEFLVGRDGEMQHILKPDDIHYFHTEKEGVVAVTSEGSYALREKLYELEELLPSAKFIRLSKSVIANLYELSRFEASFNGTLCVYFKSGAKEYVSRTYVNAIKEALKMNRRKNG; encoded by the coding sequence GTGAAAGTGACACTGGACATCGACAGTGACTACAAAGAGACAAAAGTCACGATCCATTGCAATGAAGTGGATAATTCAATAAAGGAGATCCTTGATTTCCTCAAAGGGAAAAAGACCGAATTTCTCGTAGGGCGGGATGGGGAGATGCAGCATATTTTAAAGCCTGACGACATTCATTACTTCCATACGGAAAAGGAAGGGGTTGTCGCTGTAACAAGCGAAGGGTCCTACGCGTTGCGTGAAAAGCTGTATGAGCTGGAGGAATTGCTGCCAAGCGCAAAATTCATCCGGCTCTCCAAGTCCGTCATCGCCAACTTATATGAATTGAGCCGATTTGAGGCTTCCTTTAATGGAACACTTTGCGTTTATTTCAAATCAGGCGCAAAAGAATACGTATCGAGAACGTACGTCAATGCAATTAAAGAAGCGTTGAAAATGAACAGGAGGAAAAACGGATGA
- a CDS encoding DUF3021 domain-containing protein, which produces MKTFLTRSVLGIFFGSFLTIITIFAVVYFGKADTLDSGILVKNAVGTIFCGWFFTVTPLLFENERLTLPVQTVLHFLCVSILYFIVAFVVGWVPFSVEGFFSTLGIFVLIYVGLWFAFYMYFKNQAEKLNEELKGL; this is translated from the coding sequence ATGAAAACATTCTTGACCAGAAGTGTGCTCGGTATCTTTTTCGGATCATTCCTGACTATCATCACAATCTTCGCCGTTGTCTACTTCGGCAAAGCAGACACGCTCGATTCGGGCATACTTGTAAAGAACGCAGTCGGCACTATATTCTGCGGCTGGTTCTTCACTGTGACGCCGTTGCTGTTTGAAAATGAAAGACTGACCTTGCCGGTTCAAACGGTATTGCATTTCTTATGTGTAAGTATTTTGTATTTTATCGTTGCTTTCGTAGTAGGATGGGTGCCATTCTCGGTGGAGGGATTCTTCAGCACGCTAGGTATTTTCGTGCTCATCTACGTGGGCCTCTGGTTTGCGTTCTATATGTACTTTAAAAATCAAGCGGAAAAATTAAATGAGGAATTGAAAGGCTTATGA
- a CDS encoding metallophosphoesterase, with amino-acid sequence MKIALFSDLHYPAVDERIPGLLEARAGFYEEFIGQFLQVDADLHVSLGDLTNYGMPHELRNIFSLIGDRRDFIHVLGNHDNYTLPKEELLALTGQKRYHSFETEEAVFAFLDTSRELDFERWGGWMEDEQLEWFEHIIQHSEEKPLLVFAHHPVFNTTTGSDRDNGSIHPDIDMRSLLSQKKGIGMFFNGHMHCDSIVKEDNWTFVQTAACLDQPSFRLIDIQDEAIIVAAIDLESDEFRKNAAIIYDNINHFTHRPDACGTDMHRNCAVSLIPSSPVL; translated from the coding sequence ATGAAAATTGCATTGTTCAGCGATCTGCACTACCCTGCCGTCGACGAGAGGATTCCGGGATTACTCGAGGCCCGTGCTGGATTCTACGAGGAGTTTATCGGACAGTTCCTGCAAGTGGATGCAGACCTCCATGTATCGTTAGGCGACTTGACGAACTACGGCATGCCGCATGAGCTGCGAAATATCTTTTCACTGATCGGCGACCGCCGCGACTTCATTCACGTCCTTGGAAATCATGATAACTACACATTGCCCAAAGAGGAATTACTCGCGTTGACAGGCCAGAAACGCTATCATTCATTCGAAACCGAGGAAGCGGTTTTTGCCTTTCTCGACACATCCCGGGAACTCGACTTCGAACGATGGGGCGGCTGGATGGAGGACGAGCAATTAGAATGGTTCGAGCACATCATCCAACATTCCGAAGAGAAACCGTTGCTAGTATTTGCCCACCATCCAGTGTTCAACACAACAACAGGCTCCGACCGGGACAATGGCTCCATTCATCCCGACATCGACATGCGCTCGTTGCTGAGTCAAAAGAAAGGGATCGGCATGTTTTTCAACGGTCATATGCACTGCGACTCCATCGTCAAAGAAGACAACTGGACATTCGTCCAAACCGCCGCATGCCTGGACCAGCCGTCCTTCCGTCTCATCGACATCCAGGACGAGGCCATCATTGTCGCAGCCATCGATCTCGAGAGCGACGAGTTTAGAAAAAATGCTGCCATCATCTACGACAACATCAACCACTTCACGCACCGTCCGGATGCATGCGGAACTGATATGCATCGCAACTGTGCTGTGTCTCTGATTCCTTCAAGCCCGGTTTTGTAA
- a CDS encoding RNA polymerase sigma factor, producing MSSEQWFNDFFDAVYSYIFMLVKDSHTAEDLAQETFMKVIANEQQFKGNSSIKTWIFRIAYTTTMSYFRKKRPLTSLFNLPLQSHKHEPSSEEIVLRNVQQTQFYEALRQLKPSYQHVIILRKIQEFSTKETSIILNCSEGKVKMSLSRALAAFKKELEKGGITNETLIR from the coding sequence ATGTCCAGTGAACAATGGTTCAATGATTTTTTCGATGCGGTTTATAGTTACATCTTCATGCTCGTGAAAGATAGCCATACCGCCGAAGACCTGGCTCAGGAAACGTTTATGAAGGTCATTGCAAATGAACAGCAATTTAAGGGTAACTCCTCTATCAAAACTTGGATTTTTCGTATCGCATACACGACGACAATGAGTTATTTCCGAAAGAAAAGGCCGCTCACATCTTTATTTAATCTTCCTCTCCAAAGCCACAAACATGAACCGTCCTCAGAGGAAATCGTCCTTCGCAACGTGCAGCAAACTCAATTTTACGAGGCACTGCGCCAGTTGAAGCCAAGCTACCAGCATGTGATCATCCTTCGCAAAATACAAGAGTTCTCCACAAAAGAGACTTCCATCATCCTGAATTGTTCAGAAGGAAAAGTGAAAATGAGCTTATCGAGAGCACTTGCGGCATTTAAGAAAGAATTAGAGAAAGGTGGGATTACGAATGAAACACTTATCCGATGA